From one Musa acuminata AAA Group cultivar baxijiao chromosome BXJ2-6, Cavendish_Baxijiao_AAA, whole genome shotgun sequence genomic stretch:
- the LOC135614200 gene encoding myb family transcription factor PHL11-like isoform X1: protein MRFEDGMMRHHRTRSAGAEASAYEAAGATLSRDPKPRLRWTPELHDRFVDAVAKLGGPDKATPKSVLRLMGMKGLTLYHLKSHLQKYRLGRQTGRETKAETSSKGSNPADTSYSADSSVFGGPESVGGTPLAEAIRYQLEVQRKMNEQLEVKTTGTIQQCYLIGFSRKEHAWQVQKKLQTRIEAQGRYLQAILEKALNSLSLDMNASASVEATSSSQLTDCNLALSGSMDDATKNSTSLKRSNTSAFQLQREGRQEHEDSKLGTDAGTVLLDLNAKGSYQLFGVASGSELSLRIQPQGI, encoded by the exons ATGAGGTTCGAGGATGGGATGATGAGGCACCACCGCACGCGATCGGCAGGAGCAGAAGCATCAGCCTACGAAGCTGCAGGGGCGACGCTGTCGAGAGATCCCAAGCCTCGACTGAGATGGACGCCCGAACTCCATGACCGGTTTGTGGACGCCGTCGCCAAGCTCGGTGGACCAGACA AGGCGACACCGAAATCGGTGCTTAGATTAATGGGCATGAAGGGATTGACGCTGTACCATCTGAAGAGTCACTTGCAG AAATATAGACTTGGAAGGCAAACTGGACGAGAGACGAAGGCGGAAACCTCCAGCAaag GAAGCAACCCAGCCGACACGAGCTATTCCGCTGATAGCAGTGTCTTCGGAGGACCAGAATCCGTAGG AGGAACTCCACTTGCTGAGGCAATACGGTATCAGTTGGAAGTGCAGAGGAAGATGAACGAGCAACTTGAGGTAAAGACCACTGGCACCATTCAGCAGTGTTACCTCATCGGATTCTCAAGGAAAGAACACGCATGGCAGGTACAAAAGAAGCTGCAAACGAGAATCGAGGCTCAAGGAAGATACTTGCAAGCGATATTAGAGAAAGCCCTCAACAGTCTGTCCCTCGACATGAACGCCTCTGCTAGCGTGGAAGCAACCAGCAGCTCCCAGCTCACAGATTGCAATCTGGCACTTTCAGGCTCGATGGACGATGCAACCAAAAACTCGACCTCGCTCAAGAGGAGTAACACTTCAGCCTTTCAGCTTCAGCGGGAGGGAAGACAGGAGCACGAGGACAGCAAGCTCGGCACCGATGCAGGCACAGTCCTCTTGGATCTGAATGCAAAAGGAAGCTACCAACTGTTTGGTGTTGCCAGTGGAAGCGAGTTGAGTCTGCGAATCCAACCACAGGGAATAT
- the LOC135614200 gene encoding myb family transcription factor PHL11-like isoform X3, whose translation MGMKGLTLYHLKSHLQKYRLGRQTGRETKAETSSKGSNPADTSYSADSSVFGGPESVGGTPLAEAIRYQLEVQRKMNEQLEVKTTGTIQQCYLIGFSRKEHAWQVQKKLQTRIEAQGRYLQAILEKALNSLSLDMNASASVEATSSSQLTDCNLALSGSMDDATKNSTSLKRSNTSAFQLQREGRQEHEDSKLGTDAGTVLLDLNAKGSYQLFGVASGSELSLRIQPQGI comes from the exons ATGGGCATGAAGGGATTGACGCTGTACCATCTGAAGAGTCACTTGCAG AAATATAGACTTGGAAGGCAAACTGGACGAGAGACGAAGGCGGAAACCTCCAGCAaag GAAGCAACCCAGCCGACACGAGCTATTCCGCTGATAGCAGTGTCTTCGGAGGACCAGAATCCGTAGG AGGAACTCCACTTGCTGAGGCAATACGGTATCAGTTGGAAGTGCAGAGGAAGATGAACGAGCAACTTGAGGTAAAGACCACTGGCACCATTCAGCAGTGTTACCTCATCGGATTCTCAAGGAAAGAACACGCATGGCAGGTACAAAAGAAGCTGCAAACGAGAATCGAGGCTCAAGGAAGATACTTGCAAGCGATATTAGAGAAAGCCCTCAACAGTCTGTCCCTCGACATGAACGCCTCTGCTAGCGTGGAAGCAACCAGCAGCTCCCAGCTCACAGATTGCAATCTGGCACTTTCAGGCTCGATGGACGATGCAACCAAAAACTCGACCTCGCTCAAGAGGAGTAACACTTCAGCCTTTCAGCTTCAGCGGGAGGGAAGACAGGAGCACGAGGACAGCAAGCTCGGCACCGATGCAGGCACAGTCCTCTTGGATCTGAATGCAAAAGGAAGCTACCAACTGTTTGGTGTTGCCAGTGGAAGCGAGTTGAGTCTGCGAATCCAACCACAGGGAATAT
- the LOC135614200 gene encoding myb family transcription factor PHL11-like isoform X2, with the protein MRFEDGMMRHHRTRSAGAEASAYEAAGATLSRDPKPRLRWTPELHDRFVDAVAKLGGPDKATPKSVLRLMGMKGLTLYHLKSHLQKYRLGRQTGRETKAETSSKGSNPADTSYSADSSVFGGPESVGGTPLAEAIRYQLEVQRKMNEQLEVQKKLQTRIEAQGRYLQAILEKALNSLSLDMNASASVEATSSSQLTDCNLALSGSMDDATKNSTSLKRSNTSAFQLQREGRQEHEDSKLGTDAGTVLLDLNAKGSYQLFGVASGSELSLRIQPQGI; encoded by the exons ATGAGGTTCGAGGATGGGATGATGAGGCACCACCGCACGCGATCGGCAGGAGCAGAAGCATCAGCCTACGAAGCTGCAGGGGCGACGCTGTCGAGAGATCCCAAGCCTCGACTGAGATGGACGCCCGAACTCCATGACCGGTTTGTGGACGCCGTCGCCAAGCTCGGTGGACCAGACA AGGCGACACCGAAATCGGTGCTTAGATTAATGGGCATGAAGGGATTGACGCTGTACCATCTGAAGAGTCACTTGCAG AAATATAGACTTGGAAGGCAAACTGGACGAGAGACGAAGGCGGAAACCTCCAGCAaag GAAGCAACCCAGCCGACACGAGCTATTCCGCTGATAGCAGTGTCTTCGGAGGACCAGAATCCGTAGG AGGAACTCCACTTGCTGAGGCAATACGGTATCAGTTGGAAGTGCAGAGGAAGATGAACGAGCAACTTGAG GTACAAAAGAAGCTGCAAACGAGAATCGAGGCTCAAGGAAGATACTTGCAAGCGATATTAGAGAAAGCCCTCAACAGTCTGTCCCTCGACATGAACGCCTCTGCTAGCGTGGAAGCAACCAGCAGCTCCCAGCTCACAGATTGCAATCTGGCACTTTCAGGCTCGATGGACGATGCAACCAAAAACTCGACCTCGCTCAAGAGGAGTAACACTTCAGCCTTTCAGCTTCAGCGGGAGGGAAGACAGGAGCACGAGGACAGCAAGCTCGGCACCGATGCAGGCACAGTCCTCTTGGATCTGAATGCAAAAGGAAGCTACCAACTGTTTGGTGTTGCCAGTGGAAGCGAGTTGAGTCTGCGAATCCAACCACAGGGAATAT